The segment TGCTCGACGGCGCCGGTTCGATCGGGGGACGGACCGCGGCTTTCGGCCAGGCCATGGCGCTGAAGCCCGATGGCATCATCATCAACGGCTTTGACGCCGTCGAGCAGAAGCCGGCGATGGAAGCGGCCAAGGCCGCGGGCATTCCGATGGTCTCCTGGCACGCCGCCTCGGCGGTCGGTCCGGTTCCCGAAGTCGGCGTCTTCGCCAACGTCACCACCGATGCAATGGAAGTATCGAAGTCTGCGGCAGACTGGGCCTTTGTCGATGCCGGCGGAAAGCCTGGTGTCATCATCTTCACCGACTCCACCTATGCGATCGCGATTGCCAAGGCCGATCGCATGAAGAAGGAGATCGAGGATCTCGGCGGCACTGTGCTCGAATATGTCGACACGCCGATCGCCGAAACCTCCCAGCGCATGCCGCAGCTTACCACGTCGCTTCTGCAGAAGTACGGCGCGAAGTGGACGCATTCGCTCGCGATTAACGACCTCTATTACGATTTCATGGGGCCGTCGCTTGCCTCGGCCGGCATTGCCGGTGATGGAAAACCGGTCAACGTCGCTGCCGGCGACGGTTCGGAGAGCGCCTATCAGCGTATCCGCGCCAAGCAGTACCAGGCCGTTACGGTGGCCGAGCCGCTCAATCTCCAGGGCTGGCAGCTCGTCGACGAACTGAACCGCGCCTTCGCGGGCGCCCCATGGTCAGGCTACGTGTCGCCGCTGCATGTGGTCACCAGCCAGAACGTCGAATTCGACGGCGGACCGAAGAACAGCTTCGATCCCGATAACGGCTATCGCGATCAGTACAAGAAAATCTGGGGCAAATAAGCCCTCCCGAGGGCGTATCGACTGATACGCCCTCTCCTCCGCCACACTGCCTCAACATCGATCCAGCTCCGGCGAGTTTTGGAAAAGAGAACCCATGATCATTCGTTATGCTTTGTTTGAAGGCGAAATCCATCGCGGAAGAGAAGAGGAATTCCGCGACTTCGTAAGGCAACGGCTCGTCCCTCTGTGGACGAAATTCCCAGGCGCCGAGGAAGTTCGGGTGCTTGATGGGATGGAGCGCGACGAAGGCGCCCCGGTTTACGCGATGGCGCTCGCCATTCGTTATCCCGATATGGAAGCGGTGAATGCAGCCCTGCGCTCCGATGTGCGCTTCGAAAGCCGCGAGGTGACCGGAGAGCTCCTGAAGCTCTTCACGGGCAAAGTCCATCATCACGTCTTCTCGGCCAATGAGTATCCACCGGCTCTTGCCTGACATCAACTGATCGCGAGGGCGCCAAAGATTGGCAGCCCTTAAGACAGCCGATATTGAAAGAACCTCAAGGCGCCCGCGGGCAAGCACTCCGGGCGCTTTTTCCATGCCCCGTCCTAACGGCCCAACAGAGCGATCGCCTCTGTACGCGCTTCGGGACGATTTTTCCTCGGGCGTCTAGACCGCCGCACGAATCGGCAAAGTCGTTTGCCGAGATCACTGTCGTATGTGAGGGCGCGGGGGATGGAACGGTCTTTCTTGCAACAACAGATATATGCCAATTGTCTCCGGCAACTTGGCATACTCTTTCCGATGTACAGTTTAGTTCATTTTGCGCGAAGAATGTCGGAAAAATATACGAAAAGCGCGACGTATCGATGCCCTGCCGTCTGCGTTTACATTCTCTAAAATATATTCGCCTAATTTTTTTGGGATGTTGGAGCGACGTTCGCAGGATCGTCACCGACGCCATGATGGCGGCCGGGCACTCGCAATCTCACATGAAATCGACGTTTCTATTCGACGCACGTCTGGCAGCGCCGGCGAGATGCGGCGCATTCGGGACAGATCAAGCTCCATACGTGAACGAGATGTGACGAACGACCCTGCCGGCCAGACATCTTTGACAAACCGCGCCGACACGATGGAGGTGACAATGAAGAGCATTAAGAGTTTCGGGATCGGGGTGCGCCTCACCCTTGGTTTCAGCTTCCTGCTGCTGCTGATGGCTGGGCTCACCATCTATTCGGCGGTGAAGGTTGCCGAGATCAACAGCAATCTTGAAACGATCAACGACGTCAACAGCGTCAAGCAGCGGTTTGCCATCAACTATCGCGGCAGCGTGCACGATCGGGCCATCGCCATTCGCGACGTGACCCTGGTGACCTCGGCGGATGAACGCAAGGCCGCCGAGGCCTTGATCGAAAAGCTGGCGGCGACTTACGCCGAGAACGAAAAGCGCATGGCCGATATGATTGCATCTCCGGCTGGTGCGACGGACCAGGAAAAGACCATCCTCGGCGAGATTGCCGACATACAGGCAAAGACCAATCCTCTCGTCGCCCAGATTATCGCGCTGCAGGAAAAGGGCGACGGCGAGGCTGCCCGTAAGATCCTGCTCGAACAGGCCCGGCCCGCCTTTGTCGCCTGGCTCGGCGCCATCAACAAATTCATCGATTACCAGGAGGCGCTGAACAAATCGGTCGGCGGCGACGTCCGCAGCACGGCGAGCGGCTTCAAGCCGATCGCGCTGACGGCGCTCGCCATTGCGGCTGTTCTTTCCATCATTGCCGCCGCCATCACCGCACGCACGATCGTCGGCCCGCTGGCAAAGCTTCAGCTTTCGCTGAAAGCGATGGCCGAGGGCAATCTCGATGGTGATCGCCGTCTCGAAGCGCGGGGCGATGAGATCGGCAAGCTCGCGCGGGCCGTCGCCGGCCTGCGTGACGCGATTTCGGCAAAGGCGGAACGGGAAGCGGACGTGGAAACCAAGCGGGCCGTAGCGGAACGGCATCGGCTCGAGCAGGATGCCGACGAACGCCGGACGCTGGCCGAGCAAACGGACAAGGCCGTCAGCCAACTGGGCAATGCATTGCAGGCGCTGGCCGACGGCGACCTGACGCAGCAGCTCGACACGCCGTTCATTCCGTCGCTGGAAAAGCTCCGGGCCGACTTCAACGCCGCGGTGGAAAAACTGCGTGCCGCCATGCAGAAGGTTGCCCATAATGCGAGCGCAATCGCGGCTGGCGCACAGGAGATCCGCTCCGCTTCGGACGATCTTGCCAAGCGGACCGAACAGCAGGCTGCCTCGGTCGAGGAAACCGCCGCCGCCCTGGAGGAGATCACGACGACCGTCGCCGACTCGAGCAACAGGGCTCAGGAGGCCGGACAGCTTGTTCGCAAGACGAAGGACAATGCGGAACGCTCCGGCAGCGTCGTCCGGGATGCGGTCGATGCCATGGGCAAGATCGAATCGTCAGCCACCGAAATCGGCAGCATCATCGGCGTCATCGACGAGATCGCCTTCCAGACCAACCTGCTTGCGTTGAATGCCGGCGTCGAAGCCGCCCGCGCCGGTGAAGCCGGCAAGGGTTTTGCCGTCGTTGCCCAGGAAGTGCGCGAGTTGGCGCAGCGTTCCGCCAAGGCGGCGAAAGAAATCAAGGAACTGATCAACGCATCGAATGGCCATGTGAAGAGCGGTGTCGCCCTGGTCGGCGAGACCGGAAAAGCGCTGCAGGAAATTGCGGTACAGGTGCAGCAGGTCGACGGCAATGTGGGTGCCATTGTCGGCGCGTCGCAGGAGCAGGCGACGGGGCTGAAGGAGATCAATGCCGCTGTCAGCAAGATGGACCAGGGCACACAGCAGAACGCCGCCATGGTTGAAGAGGCGACGGCGGCAGCCCACAATCTCGCCAAGGAAGCCGATGCCCTATTCCAGCTTCTGGGCCAGTTCAACATCGGAGGAGCAGTGGCCCCGAAGCGGATATCGCAACCCGCCGTCGCGGCGCACCATACTCAACCCGTGGCTTCGCCCGCGCGCCAGATGATTGCCAAGGTGGGCAAGTCGTTCCAGGCGAATGGAAACGCCGCATTGGCCGGCAATTGGGAAGAGTTCTGAATCGCGCGATCTCCCATCAGCTTCCGCTGAAGCACAAGCGACGAAGGGCAGCGTTTGCTGCCCTTCGCATTTTTATCCTACGCGCGTGCCGGAGCCCTGGCCGGAAGCAGCGCGTTGATCACGACCGCGACGGTGATGTTTGCCGCCAGCGCCAGCAGGCCCGTATAGACGGTGAAGGGTTCGCCGCCGAGGCTCACCAGATGCAGAGGCTTCCAGCCCGCGTCCCAGACGAGGAAGGTGCCGCCGCAGAAGCCGACGAACCAGCCGGCAAGCAGGCCGGGGGCACGGAACCAGTTGGTGTAGAGGCCGAAGACCAGAGCCGGAAGCGTCTGCAGGATCCAGATGCCGCCGAGCAGCTGCAGGTCGAGTGCAAATTGCGTCGGCAGGAAGATGATGACGAGAAGCGCGCCGACCTTCACGACGAGCGACGTCACCTTCGCGACCTTAGCCTCTCCCGCATCGCTGACTTTGGGATCGACATAGGCTTTCCAGAAATTGCGGGTGAAGAGATTGGCGGCGCCGATGCTCATCACTGCCGCAGGCACCAGTGCACCGATTGCGATCGCCGCAAAGGCGAAGCCGGAGAACCATCCCGAAAACAGCGTCTTGAACAGCGTGGGAACGACGTCGTTCGCACTGTCGAGCTTCAGGTTGGCGGCATGGCCCATATAGCCGAGGAGTGCCAGAAGGCCGAGCAACAGCGTATAAGCGGGCAGCATGATCGCATTCTTGCGGATCGTCTTGCCACTATTGGAGGCGAAGATGCCGGTCAGCGTATGCGGATACATGAAGGCGGCGAGCGCCGAACCCAAAGCAAGCGTGGCATAGGCGACATATTGATTGCCGCCGAGCAGCAGATTGCCGGAGCCCTTGGCCTGGAAGGCTGCATCGGCCGAGGCGAAGACATTCGCATAGCCGCCGAGTTTCGACGGGATGAGCGCTACCGCCGCAATCACGACGATATAGATCATGATGTCCTTGACGAAGGCGATCAGCGCCGGCGCGCGCAGGCCCGCCGAATAGGTATAGAGCGCCAGCACGATGAAGGCGATCGCCAGCGGCAACTCGCCATGCAGCCCGAGCGCCTTCAGGACCGCCGTCATGCCGACGAGCTGGAGGGCGATGTAAGGCATGGTGGCGATGACGCCGGTTGCCGCGACGGCAAGTTCGAGACCGCGCGAGCCGTATTGGCCGTGCACGACGTCGGCGGCCGTCACATAGCCGAAATCCTTGGCGCGTTTCCACAGCACAGGCATGACCATGAAGACGAAGGGATAGACGACGATGGTGTAAGGCAGTGCGAAGAAGCCGTAGGCGCCGACCGTGTAGACGAGCGCCGGAACGGCGATCACGGTATAGGCGGTGTAGAAATCGCCGCCGACGAGGAACCAGGTGATCCAGGTGCCGAAGTTGCGTCCGCCGAGGCCCCATTCATCGATATGGGCGAGCGTCTCCGGTTTGCGCCAGCGGCTCGCGATGAAGCCCATGACGGTGACAAGGGCAAAAAAGAAGATGAAGACGGCAAGCGCCGTGCCGTTGATGTCACTCGTCATGGCCAACGCTCCGATAGGCGATCCAGGTCAACGTCGCGGTGATCGGCACCCAGAGAAGCTGATACCAATAGAAGAAAGGGAAGCCGAAAAGCGACGGTTCGCGGAGATTGTAAAATGGCGGCCAGAGCAGACCTATATAGGGAATGATCAGCAGCCAGAGCGCTGCCTTGCTACGTGGTTTTTCCATGTCGGATACCTTTCAGGCGCCGCAGGCGGCGGTCGCCATGTTCCAGTTGTCGGCGTGGAAGGCAGGTCTGTCAGCCGGCGGCCGCGGCAGGCCCGGTTCGGGTCACTCGAGGTTTTCCGACTGATCGGAAGCTGATGTAACGCATGTGAATTCCTCCCAACGGCTCACCCTCGGCCAGCCGTGAGTGGAGTCCTAGGACGTCGTTTTTGCCCTCACAAGATGGGCGTCAGACTGAAATGCAGGGCTCTACCCAGAAGTGGGTAGGCCGGGATTCAACCCACTTTGGAGACGACGCCGTGATCCAGCGCGTAGCGGATGAGGCCCGCCGTCGTTGCGATGCCGAGCTTCTTCTTGAGGTTCTTGCGGTGGGTTTCCGCCGTGGCGGGGGTGATCCCGAGCGCCTCGGCGATTTCCCGGTTGCTTCTGCCGGCAACGATCAGTCCGAGGATGTCGCGCTCGCGCGGCGTCAGGGGATCGCTCCCCTCCTCCGCGCGTTCGCCCATCAGCGCGTCGAAGACGCCCGAGGAGAAATAAGTGCCCCCGCCCGCCACGGTCTCGATGGCCGCAACGATCTCGTCCGTCGAGACGTCTTTGAGCACATAGCCGGCGGCGCCATGCATGACCGAGGAGGAAATATATTCCCGGCTGTCGTGCATGGAGAGCATGACGACGCGGGTTTGCGGAAGCTCGTTCCGGAACAGTTCGATCGCATCGATGCCGCTGAGTTTCGGCATGTTGATGTCCATCAGCACCACCTGCGGCTGGATTTGCCGGGCGATGTCGAGACCCGTTTGCGCAAGCCCGGCGGTGCCTGCGACTTCGATATGGTCGAAGGTCTCGAGCACGGCCTTCAAGCCGTCCAGCACCAGCGGATGGTTGTCGATCAGGAGAACCTTGATCTTCGTGCGTTCGGTCATGCGGCTTCCGCCCGCTTGCCGGCGGGAAGATTGGCCGACCTCGGCATCATCGCCGTCAGTGTCGTGCCGGACTCGTTGCTGTTGATGAGCAGCAGACCCCGGAAGTGGGCCATCCGCTCCTGCATGTTGCGCAGGCCGAGGCCCGATCCGCCGTCCTTGCTGCCATCGAAGCCGGTGCCGTTGTCTGAAATCGTCATGCGGGCGCGGCCGCCGTCGCTCCACAGCTTGACCGAAAGTTTTGAGGCGCCCGAGTGTCGCTCGACATTGTTGAAGGCTTCTTGGGCGACACGATAAAGGGCGGTGCTGGCCTCGGCCTTCAGCATGCCGGTAAAGCCTGAAGCGTCGATATCAGTCTCGATCCCCGTCCGCTCGGCAAAATGATAACAGAGCGCCTCCAGCGCCGCGGTCAGGCCGAGATCGTCGAGCACGCGGGGACGCAGATCGTGCGAGAGCCGTCGGATTTCCTTGATGGCGCCGTTCAGCGCCTCGACGCCGCGGTCGATGGTCTGCGCTGCATCGTCGATATTGGTCCTGACCTTGCGGCCGGCGAGATCCATCGCGTAGCGCACGCCGACCAGGTTCTGGGAAATGCCGTCGTGAAGCTCGCGCGCCAGCCGCGCCCGCTCTTCCTCCTGCGTGTCGATGACCCGCTGCGTCAGTTCCTTGAGGCGGCTGTCGGCCATGCGGCGCTCATGGAAGGTCAGGAGCATGCAGGTCGTGAAAACGACGATCACCGAGGGCACGGCGATCAGTGCAACGATGACGAAGGTCCGTTTTATGTTGGCGCGCATCACCTCGTTGGCGGCCGCACTCTGGGCAAAGACATCGTCCAGATAGACGCCGGTTCCGACCACCCAGTGCCATTTGTCGAGGCTGACGACGAAGGAGAGCTTGTCGGCGATCTGCCCGGTCGAAGGTTTCTGCCATTTGTACTGATGCAGGCCACCGCCGGCCTTTGCCGTTGCGATCAGTTCGGCAATGACCTTGTCGCCATCCGGATCGGTGAGATCCAGCCAATTATGTCCATGCCGGAAGCTCTGGCGCGGATGGACGATATTGTTGCCGTCGTAGTCGTAGACGAAAAAATAGCCATCCTTGCCGTAGTCGAGCGAGGTCAGGATCTCTGCCACTTGCTGCTTGGCAGCCTCGTCGTCGGCGCCGGCCTTGTCATAGATCGTATGGATGGCGGACAAGGCAAGATTGGTCAGATTGAGGATTTCGGCTTCCTTGGTCTTCAGCATGTTCTGTTCGAACGTGTCGATGCTGTTCTTGGCGAGGTTTGCCGATTGCCAGGTGATGAAAGTGGTGATCGCAAGGATCGAAATGACGAGCGGGACGATCGCCAATGCGATGATCTGGTGTCGGAGCGTCAACGATCATTCCTCCCGAGAATTTGCGCCCGGAATTATGCCCTTTGCCCAATATGAGTCCAGCGGCTTGTCCGGCGCTACTCGAGCGGCACGAACAGGCCGAGCTTGACGTCCCGCAGCACGACATTGGTGTGCATACGCCGGATCTGCGGGTTTTCGGCCATGATCAGGGCGGCGATGTCGTCATAATGCTCGACGTCGCGGGCGGTGACGATCGCAATCAGGTCGACCGCGCCTGTGACATAATAGACCTGCTGGATATGATCCTGCTTCTCGGCCCAAACGCGGAACTTCGCCAGCGCGTCGTAATTGTCCCGCTCGATTTCCATCCCGACGATAAACACCATCGATGTCCCCGTCGTCTTCCGGTCGAGGACGGCGACCTCCGCTTTGATGATCCCCTCCTCGCGTAGGCGCTTCAATCGCCGCTGCACGGCAGAGACCGACAGCCCGATCCGTTCGGCAATTGTTTCAGCCTTCAGCTGGCAGTCGCGTTGAACGATATCGAGGATGTCGCGGTCAAAACGATCCAGTTGTTCCATGGTCCAGTCCACTTCGGTTCTCCCAGCGGCACTTTAGGCATTCTGCCGTATTTGCCGCGTGAGAAAGATTATTTTGCACAGAAAACGCAAAAGAGATAGAAATTGCGCGAAAAAACCGCGTTCTTTTATCATTATCCTTCGCAAATTCAGTTCAGCCGGAACCATGCATGTCGGATCAACCCTTTCCTGCTCTTCGCGTCGAAGATCTCCACAAAAGCTTCGGCTCGCAACAGGTTCTCAAGGGTATCTCGACCGAGGCCCACAAGTCGGATGTGATCTCCATTATCGGCTCGTCGGGTTCTGGCAAGAGCACCTTCCTCAGATGCATCAATTTTCTGGAAACGCCTGACCGCGGCCGCATTGCCGTGAACGGCGAAGAAGTCGCGATGAAGGCCGGCTCAGGCGGGCGGCTGCAGCCACGCAACTGGCGGCAGATCGAACGGTTGCGCACCGGGCTTGGCATGGTCTTCCAGAGCTTCAATCTCTGGGCCCATCGCACGGTGCTGGAAAATGTCATCGAGGCGCCTGTGCATGTCATGGGCATCTCCAGGCGCGAGGCGATCGAAAAGGCAGAGGCCCTGCTCCACAAGGTCGGGCTTTTCGAGAAGCGCGATGCCTATCCCGCCTTTCTCTCCGGCGGCCAGCAGCAG is part of the Rhizobium sp. Pop5 genome and harbors:
- a CDS encoding methyl-accepting chemotaxis protein; this encodes MKSIKSFGIGVRLTLGFSFLLLLMAGLTIYSAVKVAEINSNLETINDVNSVKQRFAINYRGSVHDRAIAIRDVTLVTSADERKAAEALIEKLAATYAENEKRMADMIASPAGATDQEKTILGEIADIQAKTNPLVAQIIALQEKGDGEAARKILLEQARPAFVAWLGAINKFIDYQEALNKSVGGDVRSTASGFKPIALTALAIAAVLSIIAAAITARTIVGPLAKLQLSLKAMAEGNLDGDRRLEARGDEIGKLARAVAGLRDAISAKAEREADVETKRAVAERHRLEQDADERRTLAEQTDKAVSQLGNALQALADGDLTQQLDTPFIPSLEKLRADFNAAVEKLRAAMQKVAHNASAIAAGAQEIRSASDDLAKRTEQQAASVEETAAALEEITTTVADSSNRAQEAGQLVRKTKDNAERSGSVVRDAVDAMGKIESSATEIGSIIGVIDEIAFQTNLLALNAGVEAARAGEAGKGFAVVAQEVRELAQRSAKAAKEIKELINASNGHVKSGVALVGETGKALQEIAVQVQQVDGNVGAIVGASQEQATGLKEINAAVSKMDQGTQQNAAMVEEATAAAHNLAKEADALFQLLGQFNIGGAVAPKRISQPAVAAHHTQPVASPARQMIAKVGKSFQANGNAALAGNWEEF
- a CDS encoding DUF3311 domain-containing protein — encoded protein: MEKPRSKAALWLLIIPYIGLLWPPFYNLREPSLFGFPFFYWYQLLWVPITATLTWIAYRSVGHDE
- a CDS encoding substrate-binding domain-containing protein, translated to MKRRTLLQATVATVAVMLSVPALADPVGDAKAVVEKYASKVSAWDGPTSGPKGAAGKNIVILAADMKNGGILGVANGVQEAAGALGWTVKVLDGAGSIGGRTAAFGQAMALKPDGIIINGFDAVEQKPAMEAAKAAGIPMVSWHAASAVGPVPEVGVFANVTTDAMEVSKSAADWAFVDAGGKPGVIIFTDSTYAIAIAKADRMKKEIEDLGGTVLEYVDTPIAETSQRMPQLTTSLLQKYGAKWTHSLAINDLYYDFMGPSLASAGIAGDGKPVNVAAGDGSESAYQRIRAKQYQAVTVAEPLNLQGWQLVDELNRAFAGAPWSGYVSPLHVVTSQNVEFDGGPKNSFDPDNGYRDQYKKIWGK
- a CDS encoding Lrp/AsnC family transcriptional regulator, translating into MEQLDRFDRDILDIVQRDCQLKAETIAERIGLSVSAVQRRLKRLREEGIIKAEVAVLDRKTTGTSMVFIVGMEIERDNYDALAKFRVWAEKQDHIQQVYYVTGAVDLIAIVTARDVEHYDDIAALIMAENPQIRRMHTNVVLRDVKLGLFVPLE
- a CDS encoding cache domain-containing protein, with amino-acid sequence MTLRHQIIALAIVPLVISILAITTFITWQSANLAKNSIDTFEQNMLKTKEAEILNLTNLALSAIHTIYDKAGADDEAAKQQVAEILTSLDYGKDGYFFVYDYDGNNIVHPRQSFRHGHNWLDLTDPDGDKVIAELIATAKAGGGLHQYKWQKPSTGQIADKLSFVVSLDKWHWVVGTGVYLDDVFAQSAAANEVMRANIKRTFVIVALIAVPSVIVVFTTCMLLTFHERRMADSRLKELTQRVIDTQEEERARLARELHDGISQNLVGVRYAMDLAGRKVRTNIDDAAQTIDRGVEALNGAIKEIRRLSHDLRPRVLDDLGLTAALEALCYHFAERTGIETDIDASGFTGMLKAEASTALYRVAQEAFNNVERHSGASKLSVKLWSDGGRARMTISDNGTGFDGSKDGGSGLGLRNMQERMAHFRGLLLINSNESGTTLTAMMPRSANLPAGKRAEAA
- the mctP gene encoding sodium:solute symporter family monocarboxylate transporter, yielding MTSDINGTALAVFIFFFALVTVMGFIASRWRKPETLAHIDEWGLGGRNFGTWITWFLVGGDFYTAYTVIAVPALVYTVGAYGFFALPYTIVVYPFVFMVMPVLWKRAKDFGYVTAADVVHGQYGSRGLELAVAATGVIATMPYIALQLVGMTAVLKALGLHGELPLAIAFIVLALYTYSAGLRAPALIAFVKDIMIYIVVIAAVALIPSKLGGYANVFASADAAFQAKGSGNLLLGGNQYVAYATLALGSALAAFMYPHTLTGIFASNSGKTIRKNAIMLPAYTLLLGLLALLGYMGHAANLKLDSANDVVPTLFKTLFSGWFSGFAFAAIAIGALVPAAVMSIGAANLFTRNFWKAYVDPKVSDAGEAKVAKVTSLVVKVGALLVIIFLPTQFALDLQLLGGIWILQTLPALVFGLYTNWFRAPGLLAGWFVGFCGGTFLVWDAGWKPLHLVSLGGEPFTVYTGLLALAANITVAVVINALLPARAPARA
- a CDS encoding ABC transporter ATP-binding protein, whose product is MSDQPFPALRVEDLHKSFGSQQVLKGISTEAHKSDVISIIGSSGSGKSTFLRCINFLETPDRGRIAVNGEEVAMKAGSGGRLQPRNWRQIERLRTGLGMVFQSFNLWAHRTVLENVIEAPVHVMGISRREAIEKAEALLHKVGLFEKRDAYPAFLSGGQQQRAAIARALCIDPAVMLFDEPTSALDPELVGEVLKVIRDLAEEGRTMLIVTHEMRFARDVSSRVLFLHQGRIEEEGPPEQVFGAPVSARCREFTGLSTH
- a CDS encoding response regulator transcription factor, whose translation is MTERTKIKVLLIDNHPLVLDGLKAVLETFDHIEVAGTAGLAQTGLDIARQIQPQVVLMDINMPKLSGIDAIELFRNELPQTRVVMLSMHDSREYISSSVMHGAAGYVLKDVSTDEIVAAIETVAGGGTYFSSGVFDALMGERAEEGSDPLTPRERDILGLIVAGRSNREIAEALGITPATAETHRKNLKKKLGIATTAGLIRYALDHGVVSKVG